Proteins co-encoded in one Candidatus Poribacteria bacterium genomic window:
- a CDS encoding transporter yields MKSSYLLLTFYLFFQALAWTSADTPKSRPDSHAPIGVMGDHGHKTGEVMLSYRFMTMDMQGLQSGTTTVETAEVLKDFMMAPTTMQMQMHGFGAMFAPHDKLTLMAMANYQFLRMEMEGAHLHKEGHHGHPVGHHEMSSSGVGDAKLEGLLTLWKRPHFTLLGNIGVSLPTGSISKKGADGNLLPYPMQLGSGSFQARPGVTLFGYHGNWSYGSQLRGTFPLHTNSQDYRHGTAVSVTAWGARRLSDRLSLSGRFFFTHSGNITGSHPELNLLMSPSHRPDWRGGQRLDFAISSNLMVPTGTFAGQRLAVEFQMPLYQNLTGTQLKTTWRLVLGWQYAFHL; encoded by the coding sequence TTGAAAAGTTCTTATTTACTTTTAACCTTTTATCTGTTTTTTCAGGCACTTGCTTGGACATCCGCAGACACGCCAAAGTCCCGTCCTGATAGCCACGCCCCTATCGGCGTGATGGGCGACCACGGACATAAGACCGGTGAAGTCATGCTCTCGTATCGATTCATGACAATGGACATGCAAGGATTGCAATCTGGCACCACTACCGTTGAAACAGCCGAGGTGCTAAAAGACTTTATGATGGCACCTACCACTATGCAAATGCAGATGCATGGTTTCGGTGCTATGTTCGCCCCGCATGATAAACTCACGCTCATGGCGATGGCGAATTATCAGTTTCTCCGTATGGAGATGGAAGGTGCACATCTTCACAAAGAAGGACACCATGGGCACCCTGTTGGACATCATGAAATGTCAAGTTCGGGCGTTGGTGATGCCAAGCTTGAGGGGCTGCTCACGCTCTGGAAAAGACCACACTTCACACTTCTTGGAAACATCGGCGTTTCACTTCCCACCGGTTCTATTTCAAAAAAAGGAGCGGATGGAAACTTGCTCCCCTACCCGATGCAGCTCGGGAGCGGTTCTTTTCAAGCGCGTCCAGGAGTCACGCTTTTTGGATATCACGGTAACTGGTCTTATGGCAGTCAATTGCGCGGCACGTTTCCATTGCATACCAATTCACAAGACTATCGGCACGGCACTGCGGTATCGGTGACAGCGTGGGGTGCCCGGCGGCTCAGCGACCGGCTCAGTCTGAGTGGTAGATTTTTCTTTACGCATTCGGGAAATATCACGGGAAGCCATCCAGAGTTGAATCTACTTATGAGTCCGAGCCATCGTCCCGACTGGCGCGGCGGCCAAAGACTCGATTTTGCGATTTCAAGCAATCTGATGGTTCCAACGGGCACCTTTGCTGGGCAACGGCTTGCTGTTGAGTTTCAGATGCCACTCTATCAAAACCTTACCGGTACACAACTGAAAACGACATGGAGGCTTGTCCTCGGTTGGCAGTACGCCTTCCATTTGTAG